The segment GGACCCAGGGCTTTGCGGGTAACTCAAGAAGCTCAAGGTCTTGCTGAAGCCGGGCTTCCAGCGCTGAGATCCCGGTGGCGACGGGCGAAGCTGCAGGACAGGTCATGATCGTATTCCTAACATTCGTCCGGTGCCGGGACGCTGAGTGATGGTCTGGATCGGGTTTCAATCGGCGAGGCCATACTGTCTGCCTGAGAGGGCAACAGGGTCTGAATCGCGATATCGTTGCTGACTTTTACTATCCGTTTTATGTATTTTTAAGCGGTAATTATTAGATATACAAATAGTAAAAAGCGAGGATCTGAATATCCCTTTCCACCGAAAAAGAGTCAATAAGCATGCTGGTTTATCAACCAAACGTTTTCTTCTATGCTTTGCCGGAATTGATATAAGGCGGGGTGTCGGCGCAGCGGTTTGCCGCGCCGTGAACGTTGATTAGTCCTGATTGATCAGGCGCATGACTCGCTGATGTTCAGAGGGGGCCAGCCGCTGAAAAGCAGGAAGCAGATTTCCAGCCGCGGTTTCAAGGGCAGTAACCAGCGACTGCGCCGCCGCCGACAGCTGGCGACCCTGAGGTGTTATCACGCCAAAAAAGTAGGGGATCTCTTCTTCCAGCGGTCGGATGACTACGCCATCAAGCGGCAGACCCCAGGCCGTAACGGGTTCGAGTATCGCCACGCCAAGGCCCGCGCGGACGCAGGCGAGGATATTAGCGGAGGAATTGGTTTCAATGGTTTCATGCGGCGCGACCCTGAGCTTTTTCAGCACTTTCTCAAGGCTCCCACGCAGGCGCAGCGGATTCAGCGGCGCGATTAAACGGCGTCCCGTCAGGCAGCTAAGCGTAACCTGCTGCGCCGTGGCCAGGGGGTCCCCCTGAGGCAGCGCCACCACGCACCGCGACTGACCTATCCAGTGCAGCTCGACCGCGTGATGTTCAAGCGGGAGGCTGCACAGGCCAATATCCGCCTCAGCGGCAATAATCGCGTGCGTAGTCTGCTCTGCGGACTGGCTGATAATCTGGACTTTATTCTGCAGGTCCAGCGCGGCCAGTGCCTGCGGCAGCAGACCGGCGGCCAGCGCGGGCGTCGCGGCGATTCTGACAGGACGGTGCTGCTGGTGGCCAATTTCCTGTGCGCGGTGGCGGACCTGTTGCAGCGATACCAGCGCTCTCTGTACGTACTGATGCAGCTGTAGCGCTTCTTCGGTCGGGTGGAGTCGTGGCCCGTTACGGATAAACAGCGGGTAGCCCACCGACTGCTCCAGCTCCTGTATCAGGCGTGAAACCGTAGGCTGTGAGCGTTTGAGCGCTTTCGCGGCGGCGGTGACGCTGCCAGCAGAAATTACGCAGGCAAAGGCTTCCAGCTGTTTTATATCAAGGTCAAATAGAGTGGTCATCCTGCGCACTATCCCTAACTCGCTGATAATCCCCGACAAGCGCGTGGGAAACCTTTTAATCATAGAGAGACTGAGCGGAATAAGCTATCAGGAGTGCGGGGGAAGGTCATCGGAACACGTCAGGTAACAACGGAGAAGCTGATGCGCCACAGGGGCCAGAAAGCAAAAACCCCCGCCTGAGCGAGGGTTTGAAATGATGGTGCCCGGACTCGGAATCGAACCAAGGACACGGGGATTTTCAATCCCTGAGTCAAAGTTAATAGTTTGTAAACAGGCGTATTTGCATACTGTAAAGAGTGTGCAAAATGAAAATACTTCCCGTTATTTCTCCCAAAGGTGGAGAAGGCAAATCCACGTTTGCTGCTTACCTTGCCGGTTTTCTTGCCGATGCCTGTCTGAACACCCTCCTTGTGGATGCAGACTATTCCCAGCCCACAGCCAGCAGTATCTTCGCGCTGGAGCATGAATCCCCTTTCGGTCTTTATGAATTGCTGATGCAGATGGTCAGTGACCATACGCAATGCATTTCGCAGACCGCCATAAAAAATCTCGATGTCATCTACTCTAACGACCCGGATGAATTGTTGCCGACCGCGATGCTCCACGCTGCAGACGGCCGTCTGCGCCTGCGTAACATACTTCAGCATCCTTTCTTTAACCGATATGACGTCATTATTGTGGATTCGAAAGGCGCAACAGGCGTTATGACCGAACTTTCCCTCCTGTCCTCTACCGGTAATGTGATGGGCGTTGTTAAACCCATCCTTCCGGATGTCCGTGAATTTATCCGCGGCTCCCTTCATATGCTTACCCGCCTGAAAACCTATGAAAATTACGGTATCCGCCTTCCTGATATTTCCATTCTCGTCAACTGTATCGAAAACACCCTGCTTGACCGTGAAGCAATGGACGGTCTTGCCGCCATCATTAACGAAAAACACTACGACGCCTCTGCGCTGGGCAACCGTGACGTTTATCGTTTACTCGATACCCGTATCGAGGCGCTGGATATTTTCAAACTGGGGCACGTCAAGCAGCAGCCCGTGCATCGTCTTGAATACAAAACACGCCGCAAAGGTCCGGCCGCAGCCGTCACCATGCACGACCTCGCGTGTGAACTGTTCCCTGAGTGGCAGAGCCATTTCAGTGACGTTCTGACCCGGGAGGTGCGCCATGTCTGAGATAATGATGCCCTGCTCTTATGAGGCTGAGCAGGCCGTACTGGGCGGACTGATGCTTGATAACGACCGGTGGGATGAGGTGATACTGCAAATCTCCCCGGAAGATTTGTTTTCCCGGCCACATCGCATGGTCTTCCGCGTGATGGCCGAGCTGGCCGGAGAAGGGCTACCGCTCGATCTCATCACTATTACGGAACGGCTGGAGAACAGAGGCGACCTTGAACAGTGTGGCGGCTTTGCTTATCTGGCTGAAATGAGTAAAAACACGCCGTCTGCAGCCAATATCCTGGCTTACGCCGGGGTGGTGGCGGAGAAAAGCCGCCTGCGGCAGCTGATGACAGTGGGTAACAGTCTTCTTTCCGATGTGCAGGCCCCGAAAGCCAGCTCGGCCGGCATCCTTGAGTCGGCCGAAGGCAAGCTGTTTAACATTGCCGAACAGGGAGCCATGCAGCTTAACAGTGAGACCGGCGTTAACGAGGCGCTGGATAAACTCCTGACGCATCTGGAAAGCATGTCCGCCAGTGACGGCCTCACCGGGACACCGACCGGTTTCAGTGAACTGGACGCGATGACCTGTGGTCTCCAGCCCGGCGATCTGGCCCTGCTGGCCGCCCGTCCTTCCATGGGGAAAACGTCGCTGGCCATGGCCGCCTGCACCGCGGCCGTGGGCGCAAAACCTGACGATCACGTCTTTGTGTTCAGTCTTGAAATGCCCTCAGAGCAGCTGATGATGCGCCTGCTGGCGATGGAAGGCCGGGTAGAGCTGTCCCGGCTTCGCAGCGGCAACATGGATGATGAAGACTGGGCTCGCGTGTCAGCGGCTACCGGTCGCATTATTGAATGGAAAAACCGTCTGATCATTGATGATACCAGTTACCAGACCCCGGCCACACTGCGCGCCCGCGCCCGTCGCTATGTCCGCAAATACGGCAGACCCTCTCTCATCATGCTGGACTATCTGCAGCTTGTCCGCTCCCCCGAGCAGGAAAACCGCACGCAGGAAATAGCGGAAATTTCCCGCTCGCTTAAGGCGCTCGGTAAAGAGCTGGGCTGTCCGGTACTGGCGCTTTCCCAGCTCAACCGCCTTGTGGAGCAGCGGGCCGATAAGCGCCCCAATAATGGTGACCTGCGTGACTCCGGTGCGCTGGAGCAGGATGCAGACCTCATCATGTTTATTTACCGGGATGAGGTTTATAACCCCGGCACCCCTGATGCCGGGGTGGCTGAGATCATTGTCGGCAAGCAGCGTCAGGGGCCAACCGGCACGGTAAAAGTCAAATTTGACGGGCGTTACACCCTCTTTTCGGAGTTTCAGGAAGGCAGCTATGACTTCGGTTACCGCAGCGGGAGGAAACAGGCATGAGCCGTAAAAGTTCTAACGTGGGGGCTGCCATGCTGCAGCCCGGACGCCAGTCGCAGGCGGCCGGCAATATCAGCGTCATGCCGGCGGCTGAAATGCCCATGGTCCTGACGCTCGACCAGTTAAGCCCGAATCCTGATAATCCGCGAACATCACGCAACCCGCGTTATGACGATATCAAGGCTTCCATCCGTTCGCGCGGGCTGGACACCGTACCCAAAGTCACCCGTGACCCGGATGGTGAGCCCGATATGTACATCTTCAGCGACGGGGGTAATACACGTTATCAGATCCTGTCAGAACTGTGGCAGGAGACCGGAGAAGACCGGTTTTTCCGCGTCCATGTGTTGTTCAAGCCGTGGCCGGGACGGCTGCAGTGTGTTATCGGCCATCTGGCAGAGAATGAAGTGCGCGGGGAGCTGAGCTTTATTGAAAAAGCGCAGGGGATCCATAAAGCCCGATCTATATATGAAGAGCAGATGGGAAAGACGGTTTCGTTGCGTCAGTTGTCAGAGCTACTGACCCATGAAGGTTTGCCAGTCCATTACTCAACAGTCAGCCGTATGGAAGATGCGCTGAAATATCTTTATCCGTGGATCCCAGACCTGCTTGAGTCCGGGCTCGGCAGGCCGCAGATAACGGCGCTGCTGGCGCTCCGGCATGATGCGGAACGCGTGTGGGATGAGTTTAGCCTGCTTTCAGATGTCAGCGAAAAATCCTTCAGCGACGTTTTTGGCCAGTGTTGTGGCCGTTTCAACTCCCCGGAACTGTGGTCTCTGGAGATGTTTCGCGATGAATTTATTGGTGATTTACTGCAGGCGTTACCCCATCCGGAACTGGACTATGACCGCTGGATGATGGAACTCGATCCTAAAGAACGCAACCGCAGACATCACTTTGGCGAGCCGGAGACAGTTGCCTTTCCCGCCGCAAACAAGCCTGTTAATGCTGATCACGCCCTGCATACCACAGGCTCAGATGAGAGTGAAGGCGTCCCGCTACCTGTCTCTAGTTCACGTCCTGAGGTCTCAGGAGGGGCTGTAACGCCCGTTCCGGGTAATGCGTCTTCTCCTACTGAAACACCGATTAATGAGCCCCCCCGGCATGAGGTTCAGCCAGATATGTACGGTGCCGCGCCGGTTATTTCAGGTGAGAGCGGGGATGTTAGCAGGCTGATTACCCTCTCCGATGGGTACGGAGAAGAGAATGGTGAAGAAGAGGATAATGGGGAGGATGGCCTGCTTTCTCTTTTAACACCAGAACCTGAAGTTGTCCTGCAGGATGACGCGCCGGTGACTAATGACAGCATCTGGCATGTGCCGGCCCATCAGGACGATACCGAACACCTGCAGAATACCGCTTTTCGTCTGGCCTGGGAGCTGGGTGAGGTCCTTGGCTGCGAAGATGAAATTCTTCCTCAACGCGACAACGACATGTCTGCCGGTTACGTCGCGGCAGGTGAGGAGTGTTCTGAAGCCGCCGCATTTCTGCTGGGCCTGACCGGCGAAGCGCCTGTGCTGCATCCTGCGGCAGGAGTGTGTGGTCTGCCGGAGCTTTTCACCGGCGGCCCGGGTGAGGGGGAAGCACCTGCACTGACAGATGAAGATGCTCTGAAACTGCTGCGCCTCATGCGCGTTATGCGCCGTCTTCGGGAGCTGCAACGTGGTCTGACGTACGGGGAGGATAACAGTGATGAATAACTCACAGCGACAGTTGCGACTGCTGAATCTTGTCAGGAAACTGCTGAAGCTGGGCCGCAGCAACAGTAATGCCCATGAGGCAGGACTGGCCCTGCAGCGTGCCCAGAAGCTGATGGCCAGATACGGTATCAGCGAGCTTGACGCCGGTCTTACATCTGTGCGCGAGGCGTCTTCCCGCACGGCCCCTTCGGATGCTGAAAAAGTTCCGGAATGGATGGTGACCCTTGTCCGGGGCGTCTGTCATGCCTTTGGCTGCCGCGCTTATTACTCATGGCGTCAGACCTCTGCTGGGTATCGCCGTTCGGTAACCTTTTACGGATTCAGTGAAAAACCAGAGATAGCAGCCTATGCCTTTGATGTGCTGACGCGCCAGCTGAAAGATGCCACAAATTCTTATCTCAAAACCCAGAGTAAGCTGCTGAAACTGGCCACACGCCGGGCGAGAGCGGAGCAGTTCCGTGACGGCTGGGTATGTGGGGTGCGTGAGGTGATATCGGCAACTGACATCAGCAGCGAGGAGCAGCAGGTGATGAGCCACTGGCTGGAAAGCCGCAGTATGAAAACAGTCACAACCCGTGAGCTGAAAGCCTGCCGCGGGGCGGATACAGCACGTTATCAGGGGTATGAAGCCGGACAAAATGCCCGTCTTCATCAGGGTGTCAGCGGCCGGGGTCCGGCAGCCATTGGTTACCGTCAGGATTAAGGGGGAATGATGAACAGTTTATCTCAGGCTGCCAACGGATTGCTGATGCAGCTGGTTATGGATCTCAGAAGTGGCTATCTGCGCCGCTGCGAATCGCTGGGACTGAACCGCGAGGAAATGCAGATGCTGCAGGGGCTCTCGCTCGAAGAGCTTCACTACCTTTCCGGCAGTGAGGTGTCGATCATCAGTGTGGGCATCAATCACGGCAATCTGGTGCGCATGCTGCAGCAGGCCCGGACGGAACAGAAACGACTCCAGCGTATCGATCGGGCACTGGCGCTGGGCGGCTCCATTGAACTGATGGCCAATTACTTTGGGCTCTCCAGTACGGACGTGGCGGCCCGCCGTCGTATTGCCGGTAACATCGTTGTGACCTGGGCGGTCGGCCATTTACTCGAAACTGCCAGCCCTGAAGCCTATGGCGAGCAGTATGGCAGGCCATGGCGTGCCGATGTTCTGCCTTTGCTGCCTGAGGCCTGGAAAATGGTCGTCAAAGATCAGACAAAATCGCAGTTCACCGTTATCAGTAATCTGCTCAAAAAGGCGTCTGAGGTAGTCATCGCCACCGATGCCGACCGCGAGGGAGAAGTTATCGCGCGTGAGCTGCTGGAATACTGCCGCTACAGCGGCGCGGTGCGCCGGCTCTGGTTATCAGCCCTGGATGAGGCCAGTGTGAAGGAAGCACTGGGCAATATTCTTCCCGGAGAAAAAACAGCTCTGCTGTATGATGCCGGCAAGGGCCGGAGCCAGGCTGACTGGCTCATCGGTATGAACCTGACCCGCCTTTATACTCTCAAAGCCCGTGAATCAGGGGTGTCAGAAGTGCTGTCCGTCGGGCGGGTACAGACGCCGACGCTTGCCATGGTGGTTAACCGGGATAATGAAATCACGTCCTTCGTGCCAAAGCCCTGGTGGCAGGTACATGCGCTTATTGAAAAAGAGGGTGTCCGGTTCCGGGCTGGCTGGGTGCCCGTTGAGCAGTACTGTGACGAGGAAAAGCGTTGCATCAATCCTCAGGCAGCCCGGGCGGTGGGACAGCTTTGTCAGCAGCAGGGCAGGGCTGCTGTACTGGAGGTGACCCAGAAGCGGGAGAAAACGGCTGCGCCGCTCTGTTTTGACCTAGGCACCCTTCAGCAGGTCTGTTCCCGAAAATTCGGCATGGGCGCAAATGATGTGCTCGCCATTGCTCAGGCACTTTACGAAACCCATAAAGCGACCACCTACCCCCGGACAGACTGCGGTTTCCTTCCAACTTCGATGCAGCAGGAAATACCCGACGTTCTGGCGGCAGTGGCAAAATCCGATCCCGCTGTGGCCCCGGTACTGAATCAGCTGGACAGGCAGTTTGTCTCGCGTGTCTGGAATGACAAGAAAATCACCGCGCACCATGCCATCATTCCCACCCGACAGGCATTTGATTTGTCGCGCCTCAGCGCCGATGAGCTGAAGGTCTACCATCTGATTCGCCAGCATTATTTCGCCCAGTTCCTTCCGCTGCAGGAATCTGACGTGACGGAGGCGTCTTTTAATATCGGTGGCCAGCTGTTCCGTACACGCGGGAAAGTCGGTGTGGTGACGGGCTGGAAGTCATTGTTCCAGGCTGAAAAAGATGACGATGAAGAGGACGTCGACGGTGACAGTATGGCGCTGCCGGCGCTGGCAAAAGGGGATATTTGCGCTGTCACCGGTGCTGAGGTTAAGGATATGAAAACCACTCCGCCTAAACCGTTCACAGAGGGGACGCTGATTGCTGCCATGAAGAACGCGGCCAGTTTCGTCAGTGACCCGAAGCTGAAGAAAGTGCTGCGTGATAACGCAGGTCTGGGCACAGAGGCGACGCGTGCGGCCGTGCTTGAAACCCTCTTCAAACGACACTATCTGGAGAAAAAAGGGAAGCACATCCACTCAACGCAGATGGCACGGGAGCTGATTGCGGCCCTGCCGGAAACGCTGACGAGCCCTGGTATGACGGCATTATGGGAGCAGGCACTGGATGATATTTCGCAGGGGAAAATGTCGCTTGCGGTCTTTATGCAAAAGCAGCTGCAGTGGACCCGTCACCTTGTCGAAAAAGGCCGCCAGGACAGTGTGAAAATCACCGCTCCCGTCACGCCTCCCTGCCCGTTATGTAAAGGCCCCACACGTAAACGTAAAGGTAAAAATGGTGATTTCTGGGGGTGCATACGCTATCCGGACTGTGAGGGAATTATCAGTACAGGTAAGAAGAAAGCAGCGAAGCGTAAAAAAACATCGGTTAAGGCTAAAACAGAATAATCCGCGCAGTATTGAACTATTTCACTGTACAACCCAGGGGCGGGTTCTGCTATTGTTGCCAGGCTTTGATGCATAGGTGCCCCGCTGGCCACGGTGCTGTAAGGTAAACTTTAACGGGATTTACCCTCAGCAGGCCTGGCAGGAAGTATTGCACACTAACTGACCTGTAAGACGCATGCACTCCGTGAAAACCGCGTCGGGATTATTCCCCGGAGACAGATGAGACGACCGCAGGTTAAGGCACTGACCCCAGGGCACCGGAAACGGTGCCCTTTTATTTTTACGGATCACGTTTTCCATTTTGACCGTTGACATTCCGGGAGGACGGTTTAATTATAAAAGTGCTAAACCGTCGTTCATACGACCACCAATGATTCAGTAGCCTGTGAGAATCGCCTTCGGGTGGCTACAGCGAAAGCTCCTGTAACCTGAAAGGGAGCAAACTTTGGTACATCTGCGCACCTTTGAAAGCAGATATCGCCTGTACAAGCGCATTACGACGCGGCGATGAAGGTTCCTTCAACATACCAGACTCTCAGGATTCAACCGATCCTGACCCCCGACGGGAAACCACTCCCGTCAGGGCAGATGGTTTCTCCGTCGTACCTATTTTTACCTCCATGGAGAAAACATCATGTCTGCAAACAATACTTCTGCATCTGCAAAATCTGAGTACTTCAACCTGACTATTAAAGGCATCGGGTATCTCAGCAACATCCGCCAGGTTAACCATCAGAATGGCTCGTTCCTCAGCTGCGTAATCAATGCACTGAGTGGTCCGACTGACAATCCGGCCTACGTCCGTTTTGACATTTCTGTCGCAGGTAAAGAGGCTACCAGCCTTATCGCCCGCTGCCAGAAAGCCGTCGATGAAGACAAAAAAGTCCTGTTGGGCTTTAACCTGAGTAATCCGTCCACGGACATATTTACGCTGAACAAGGGCGAGCATGCCGGCGAACAGCGTGTCAGTCTGAAAGCCCGCCTGATAAAGGTGGACTGGATCAAAATAGGCCAGGACATGGTCTACAAGACTGAAAAATCTGACTCCGTGCCGCCGCAGAATGGCTCTGCCGCACAACAAAACTACGCAGAAAACTCATTCTGATGCGCACCTGACACACCCCGTTCGCGGGGTGTTTCTTTATTCCTTACAGGAGAAATGATTATGTCCTCACGCGGCGTTAACAAGGTGATTCTTGTCGGAAACCTCGGCCAGGATCCTGAAGTGCGTTATATTCCTAACGGCAGTGCAGTTGCCACCCTTTCTCTGGCCACGTCTGAGAGCTGGCGCGATAAGCAGTCCGGCGAACAGAAAGAAGTGACCGAATGGCATCGGGTGGTTATTTTCGGCAAGCTGGCAGAAATTGCGGGTGAATATCTGCGCAAAGGCTCCCAGGTTTACATCGAGGGCCAGCTGCGCACTCGCAAATGGACCGATCAGGCCGGCCAGGAGAAATACACCACAGAGGTGGTGGTCAATATTGGTGGCACCATGCAGATGCTTGGCGGTCGGCAGTCCGGCAGCGGTCAGAATACGTCTCCCCGGAATGACTGGGGCCAGCCTCAGCAACCTTCCGGACCGACTCACAGTGGCCAGGCTTCCGGCAGCAGTGCCGGTGCGCCACCGATGGACTTCGATGACGATATACCGTTCATTGGATTCGGGTATGGAGTACCAAAATCGGCAATCCATGCACTCTGAACAGCCTTTGGGCAGTTGCTCTGAACTTACACATAATCCGGTCAGCATTTAAGGATAACTGACATGCCTGTTATACTGAGGATCAACGGTTTCCGGTTCTTTTTTTATTCTAATGAAGGTAACCCGCTCGAACCTGCACACATTCACGTAATGAAAGCAGGTAGTGAAGCCAAATTCTGGTTAACGCCATCAGTGGCACTGGCCAGTAACGATGGGTTTAATTCACGGGTATTAAAAGAACTGACGGGGATCGTTGAAGATAACCAAGCATTGTTTCTGGAGGCCTGGAATGACTATTTCAGCTAAACGGGTCAGCTTCGATGAGGCCACGATGTGGGTTGAACTCAACGACGCCCGTACCATCGGTGTGCCGCTGGCATGGTTTCCATGCCTGTTGCATGCTTCAACTGAACAGCTTAACAGCTATGAACTGAGTCCCCGTGGTATCCACTGGGACGCGCTGGACGAAGACATTTCTGTTGCGGGTTTGCTTGAAGGCCGCGGCGATGTGACCCATCGTCCCCATAAAGTAGCCTGACAGCGCGCTATTAGTGAAAAACGCTGGCTTTTGCCGGCGTTTTTTTTCATCAACGGAAAATCAGTTGTTAATTGAGTGAAACCGGACCGATTCCGCACAGTGAGGGCTGTTTTATCACTGTACAGGAAAATTCCGGATGAAACGTAACACCTCTCACAACATATTTTCACCAGGCAGGCTTGCCACTGTTCTTCCCCTGCTGCTCCTTGCGGGCTGTGTTTCCCAGCCGCAAAAGTTGCAGCACCGCGCGCCTGCCGACCCGACACCCGGCACCACCGTCACCCGCAACGTTCAGCCGGTCTCTCCGGACGAGTATGCGCGGACGCCGGAAGTGGTGCGCTACGATCGTTATCTGCTGGTCAGTACCGATCCGCAGGCGGCCCAGCGTGACCCTCTCTCGCAGATTATTGATATTCGCATCCCGTCATCCCTGCATCCTACCGTGGCGGATGCGCTGCGTTACGCCCTGCGCCAGTCCGGTTATTCCCTGTGCGCGACCGGCTCCGCCAACGGCGTGCTTTACCGCCAGGCATTGCCAGCGGTTCAGTACCAGCTGGGCCCGATGCGCCTGCGTACTGCCCTGCAGGTCCTGGCCGGTCCGGCCTGGCAGCTTGAGGTGGATGATGTACAGCGTGTGGTCTGCCACAGCCTGCGCGACGGCTACCAGCTGCCGGTCTCCCAGCTTCCGCCGCCGGTCAGCAGCTGGTCCACGCCTGCGCCGTCAGCCGTGTCACAACCGGCCATCAGCGCCCCTCAGTCCGTCCCCGTTAAACCTGTCAGCGGAGGGTTTCTGAGAAAATGAGCGAACAGCAACCATTCCATACTGACCCCACTCCGGCCCGTAAAAGATTCAGCTGGCGTCCACGCCGCCGCCTCATCTGGGGCGCTGCCGGCGGTGTGGCGCTGGCCGGCATTCTGGCGCTGGGCTACACCGCCTTCAGTCTGAGCATATCGAACCTTGATGAACGCCTTACACGCCTTGAATCTCAGGGCAGTACAGCGGCCACTGTTGAGACAGTCGCGGCCCTGCAGTCAGATGTGACCATGCTCAGAACCGGTCTGCAGGACACCCGGAAAAAACTTGGTGAGATGCAGCAGGAGCTGAGCGCAGCAGCGAAACAGGCCGGTAGCGAAGACGCCATGCGTCAGTCATTGCGAACCCTCCAGGAGGCACAGCAGGGGCTGGAAACCCGCCTGAGTGCGCTCACTGAGCAGCTGACAGCGCTGAAAACACAACCCGTACCCGCCGCGCCTGTCGCCGCACCGGTCAAAAAAAACGAGCCTGCTGCAAAGAAGCCTCGTCCCGCTGACACACGTCGTGCTGCTCCGTCCCTTCGCGTGGCCCGCAATGCGCCTTTTGTGCTGACGGGCGTGGAGAAGCGGGGGGCAGAGTCCTGGGCTGCCATCGCGCCCCGGGGCTACAGCAGCCTGTCGCAGGTGGCCCTGGTCGGAGAGGGCGAAACCGTTGCCGGCTGGACGCTGGTCAGTGCCGGTTATGGTGAGGCGACGTTTCGGGTTAATGGCCGCCTGACCGTGCTCAGAGCAGAATAACGGAGCGAATGATGAAACTGAAACATCCCTTTTTAACCGCCATGCTGCTGAGTCCCCTGACCCTGGCCGCGACCACACCAGGACAGACGGATGTCAGCCGACAGGAATCAACACAACGGGCGGACTCCGCACAGCAAAACCTGCAGCAGCAGGCCGGTCAGTGGGGACTCAGTGCCGACGATTATCAGCGTTATCAGCAGCTGATGAAGGGACCCCGGGGTATCCAGTCGCCGGGTCTCGATCCGCTTTCCACCCTCGGTATCGAGGCGCAGACGCCGGCAGAGCGCCGTAAGTTTGCTGAAAAGTGGGTGAAGGAAGAGTTTGCCCGCACCCAGAAAGAGCTTGATTTCCAGCGTGAGGTGAACGCGGCCTGGCAGCGCCTGTATCCGGGCACACTGCCGGTCAATATGGGGAACGCCTCCGGCGTGGCGCACGACAGTGGCGGCCGGCTGGCGCTGTTCGTCAGGTCAAAAGACTGCGCCACCTGCGACGCGAAACTGTCTGCCGTGCTGGCTGACAACCGGCCAGTGGACATCTATCTGGTCGACAGCCAGGGCAGTGATGATGCGCTTCGCAGCTGGGCGCGGGACCATCACATTCCCGTGGAAAAGGTCCGCAGGCGCCAGATCACGCTTATCCTCCTGCTCGCCTGGCTTGTTTTCGGCCATCCGGTCAGTGACCTTAACGACGCACTGCATAAGGAGGCAACGGCATGGCGCACCGCGCCGCCCGGGCACTACATGAGGGAGGAATGCCCGGTGCCTGATAATGCGACTCCACCTGAGGCAAAGCCGGCAGCCTGCACCGTCACTGCCGTCTCCACAGAAACCGTGGCGAACAATTACCTGCTGTCATTGCGGACCATATGGATCATTTTTTTCATTCTGTCGAATGTCCTGTATGTGCTCTGGCGCTTACTGGCGGATGCCCTGCGTTATCACTCTCAGCCCTGCAGGGAAGCCGGCTCCGCAAAGGGGCGTATATCCGCATGGCCGACGGTAAAATTATAAAGGAGGCAGACGATGAGTAACCGTTACGTCATTGAAGCTCTGCTGCGTCCGGCCGTTGAGCTGAATACCGCCGTGGTATCGGGCATGGCGGCGTATGTCTGTGTCCAGGCACCCTGGGCTGTCGCTCTGGCTCCGTCTGTCAGCTATGTCACCGCAGCCGGGTTTGCGGCGCTGGCCGTCACCCGCACGCATCAGGGGATGAAGATTATTCGTTACCGCCGGAATCTCCGCCGTCTGCCGCGCTATGTCATGAGCACTAAACAGATCCCCGTCAGTCATCGTCGC is part of the Erwinia sp. HDF1-3R genome and harbors:
- a CDS encoding STY4526/YPO1902 family pathogenicity island replication protein, with the translated sequence MMNSLSQAANGLLMQLVMDLRSGYLRRCESLGLNREEMQMLQGLSLEELHYLSGSEVSIISVGINHGNLVRMLQQARTEQKRLQRIDRALALGGSIELMANYFGLSSTDVAARRRIAGNIVVTWAVGHLLETASPEAYGEQYGRPWRADVLPLLPEAWKMVVKDQTKSQFTVISNLLKKASEVVIATDADREGEVIARELLEYCRYSGAVRRLWLSALDEASVKEALGNILPGEKTALLYDAGKGRSQADWLIGMNLTRLYTLKARESGVSEVLSVGRVQTPTLAMVVNRDNEITSFVPKPWWQVHALIEKEGVRFRAGWVPVEQYCDEEKRCINPQAARAVGQLCQQQGRAAVLEVTQKREKTAAPLCFDLGTLQQVCSRKFGMGANDVLAIAQALYETHKATTYPRTDCGFLPTSMQQEIPDVLAAVAKSDPAVAPVLNQLDRQFVSRVWNDKKITAHHAIIPTRQAFDLSRLSADELKVYHLIRQHYFAQFLPLQESDVTEASFNIGGQLFRTRGKVGVVTGWKSLFQAEKDDDEEDVDGDSMALPALAKGDICAVTGAEVKDMKTTPPKPFTEGTLIAAMKNAASFVSDPKLKKVLRDNAGLGTEATRAAVLETLFKRHYLEKKGKHIHSTQMARELIAALPETLTSPGMTALWEQALDDISQGKMSLAVFMQKQLQWTRHLVEKGRQDSVKITAPVTPPCPLCKGPTRKRKGKNGDFWGCIRYPDCEGIISTGKKKAAKRKKTSVKAKTE
- a CDS encoding STY4534 family ICE replication protein → MSANNTSASAKSEYFNLTIKGIGYLSNIRQVNHQNGSFLSCVINALSGPTDNPAYVRFDISVAGKEATSLIARCQKAVDEDKKVLLGFNLSNPSTDIFTLNKGEHAGEQRVSLKARLIKVDWIKIGQDMVYKTEKSDSVPPQNGSAAQQNYAENSF
- a CDS encoding single-stranded DNA-binding protein; the encoded protein is MSSRGVNKVILVGNLGQDPEVRYIPNGSAVATLSLATSESWRDKQSGEQKEVTEWHRVVIFGKLAEIAGEYLRKGSQVYIEGQLRTRKWTDQAGQEKYTTEVVVNIGGTMQMLGGRQSGSGQNTSPRNDWGQPQQPSGPTHSGQASGSSAGAPPMDFDDDIPFIGFGYGVPKSAIHAL
- a CDS encoding DUF4160 domain-containing protein, producing the protein MPVILRINGFRFFFYSNEGNPLEPAHIHVMKAGSEAKFWLTPSVALASNDGFNSRVLKELTGIVEDNQALFLEAWNDYFS
- a CDS encoding DUF2442 domain-containing protein, which codes for MTISAKRVSFDEATMWVELNDARTIGVPLAWFPCLLHASTEQLNSYELSPRGIHWDALDEDISVAGLLEGRGDVTHRPHKVA
- a CDS encoding PilL N-terminal domain-containing protein, producing the protein MKRNTSHNIFSPGRLATVLPLLLLAGCVSQPQKLQHRAPADPTPGTTVTRNVQPVSPDEYARTPEVVRYDRYLLVSTDPQAAQRDPLSQIIDIRIPSSLHPTVADALRYALRQSGYSLCATGSANGVLYRQALPAVQYQLGPMRLRTALQVLAGPAWQLEVDDVQRVVCHSLRDGYQLPVSQLPPPVSSWSTPAPSAVSQPAISAPQSVPVKPVSGGFLRK